The genomic stretch TGTCTTCTGGTTGGTTTGGAGTGTCTCCAGGCTTCCATAGAAAGGTTTGGGTCGGACCAAATtgaattggttggcaactttcccaaaataatgttggtttgatcggttttgggaaattgattgtatcttggtattctctgaaccaattcgcctgattATTGACTCTCTGGATAGATAATAATTCCCTATTGAAACTcatgattgattctggaaagggccgcttcatggttgggctgaaatcatcttctaaagtctgatactcgcaactggatgggctggagaacctccagtttgtaaaatccgtaactccttggtccggtaagattttctggaaattccaattgggaTGGACTCCCTCTTGAGTGTAgagtccattaaaatttgtttcactccaaaactctgtttggttgtcgagatatacgccgtggactggacctatgtcgctggtacctccaaagtggccggtttggactgcttggttgacctctggttcaaccactggtttgatgactgcatcattccctcccccttgtgaaggttttgacttcaaaactggataacctgatacaccacaatagagcaagtcaggtttcattctcttttgggagtttagaaccttaccttggtgatacaattttggtttggtgatGCATGGTGtgtctggtggctcttctttgagAAGATAGGAAAGGATCACGCCTCTGCTTTGTGTATGGTCATTGCATCTCTTCTGGAGTGGGTGGTCCTTCAGATTATTCTTAGCCACGTTTCTGTCCCTCCTTGGAGCTGATCTTCCTAGCAACACAAGATAATCTGGTGGGATCTCTTTGAAGCTTTCTGCTTTGTAACCTGAAATaatctcaacattctggacaaaaaGCAAGTGTATTATATCTGTGgttgaaaaattataaacaaaatgtgaGATTTCCAGACTTATTTTGATAGCTTCCACAAGttcaaaaatgattttcttctttgggCAACATGTGTTGTCTTGCTGCCTTCTTTGCACCTTTTGTGTTTGGCTGATGTGAACTTCTACTTctcttattcctggatcaaaatttCTTGGCAAAACCAAGTGCATCACATCTGGAAAATCAAGTGATAAAGACATTTTAAAATTGAGAAGACTTTCCTTACCCATGCTGACTTTGAATGGCATTTGTTCAACATCTCTTTGAACTAGTTTTTGGACAGCATCTAATGGCATCATGGTTAAGGCTTCTTCTTGCAAGACTAGATCACGAAATAGATTGCTTTTCTCCttgcttatacctgggtcaaaagatcttggcaaagacaagtgtattataccaaagtattggaatttataaactgatgaaaacaaagaacaaagaaccttactTTCAGCTATGGCAGCAAGAAATTGtatttctttgtttggcttgctctcaccttggtctcctgtacctatttcactttcccttggacaagacaagtgcattaatcttatcatggaaaTAATAATAGCATTCTGATCCatagtgaaatttacctcaggttttgacacttgaacaattctttgttcagattttggtttccacttgtggtgtggattttgattgagTTCATGGTCTGGCTCGGCCCTTGgcacttcagtaagcatagagctctcatctggtatccctgtaccaagattataaaaatttaaaccagtatctaaaggtgttgttaaacacttaccttggtttgatactttgattactggttttgcttctttaagcaacaaatcatttcttccagcctcacttatggcttcctcctctttagcaaTGCCATGCTGGTAGACTAGATCTTCTCTTTTAAGTTCTTGCTCCTTAATTCCTGATACAATaccttttgacaaagacaagtgcattatacaagaATTTGGAAACAACAAATCAGATTGAACAAAACTATCACTCATTTTAAACAattcagttttagtttctagtgatgttttTTTCAATGCTTGTTTAGTGGGGCAAGTcacagcaaagtgtcctcttttatgacatctataacatgtctgatcttttaaatttttaaagttagaagacttaccttgggttgatgcctcttctttcttttggtttggaatCTCCATTTTTCTTGGAAATAAATCATGGACAACTCTTGATTCCAACAAGGGTATGGAGTTCGGATTTTGCTTGACCTCAGGACCTGTCTTAACATTCtctgacaaagacaagtgacttaTACCAGTGGAAGAAGattcataaaccaaattatcatgtataggacttaccttagcctttACTTGCATAGTATCTAGCAATGGTTTTGCTGTGGTTCTGATCAAAGTGTTTTGGCTGACACTTCTATTCTCCATGGCCTTtgggatgtcacttttctggtcTAAGCAttggacaatggcgtgcccctggtttggtTGCAAGTTGGCTTGTTGAGACCAGCCTCTCTTACTCTCTTGTGCAACAACTTTTCTAGCATCTTTGGAACCATGAGTTGGGTACCTCCTTGGATAAAGTTCCTTGATTTCAGAACTTGTAAAATCTGGTGCAAAATCATGTCTCATGACTTCCTTAAGAGCTCTCCACGTtctgatagttggctccttgtaaaacctcctatcatcttcttcttgtacccaccatttgaaggcttcttctctaagtagatctatggcataagctagcctctcttccttcatgatgttgttgtaatgaaaccattcatcaaggtttctctcccatctaagataacctatttttcctgaaaatttataGAGTTCAATTTTATTAGCAAAAGAGTTATAttcaaaccgagaattaacaacatgatggttgtgggttttagaaattggagtttgattgatccttgaaagatctggtggcttgggctcgacataaacagcctctggtgcatctccaaatcttctttctcctggctgtggacgttggccttgtgcctttcttcttttcctcaactgagcaatctgttcaacctcttgcaaagctgtcaaatgttggCTCTTCTTGGCCATCTGACTTTGTCCGTGTGTTTCTCctaccatggcttcctgaaaacactctcaaagatcaagtgaagaataggGAAGTTCTGGTTTAGCAAAATATCAATGCAGCAATGCaaactaatttaaacaaaaccgaTAAATATGCAAATATGAACCGAAAT from Raphanus sativus cultivar WK10039 unplaced genomic scaffold, ASM80110v3 Scaffold2427, whole genome shotgun sequence encodes the following:
- the LOC130505609 gene encoding uncharacterized protein LOC130505609, translating into MRHDFAPDFTSSEIKELYPRRYPTHGSKDARKVVAQESKRGWSQQANLQPNQGHAIVQCLDQKSDIPKAMENRSVSQNTLIRTTAKPLLDTMQVKAKVSPIHDNLVYESSSTGISHLSLSENVKTGPEVKQNPNSIPLLESRVVHDLFPRKMEIPNQKKEEASTQGIVSGIKEQELKREDLVYQHGIAKEEEAISEAGRNDLLLKEAKPVIKVSNQGKCLTTPLDTGLNFYNLGTGIPDESSMLTEVPRAEPDHELNQNPHH